Proteins from a single region of Strix uralensis isolate ZFMK-TIS-50842 chromosome 31, bStrUra1, whole genome shotgun sequence:
- the LOC141936093 gene encoding olfactory receptor 14A16-like, which yields MSNRSFVTEFLLLAFTDTRELQLLHFWLFLGIYLAALLGNGLIITTIACDHYLHTPMYFFLLNLSLLDLGSISTTLPKAMDNSLWDNRDISYLGCAGQVLFFLFFISAEFSLLTIMSYDRYVAICKPLHYGTLLGSRACVHMAAAAWGTGFLYAVLHTANTFSIPLCQGNVLDHFFCEIPQILKLSCSHSYLRELGLVMVSACLGFGCFVFIVVSYVQIFRAVLRIPSEQGRHKAFSTSLPHLAVVSLFISTGMVAYLKPPSISSPSLDLVVSFLYSVVPPAVNPLIYSMRNQDIKDALRKLYECTLLHHE from the coding sequence ATGTCCAACAGAAGTTTTGTAACTGAGTTTCTCCTCCTGGCATTcacagacacacgggagctgcagctcttgcacttctggctcttcctgggcatctacctggctgccctcctgggcaacggcctcatcatcaccaccatcgcctgtgaccactacctgcacacccccatgtacttcttcctcctcaacctctccctcctcgacctgggctccatctccaccactctccccaaagccatggacaattccctctgggacaacagggacatctcctacttgggatgtgctggccaagtccttttctttctcttttttatctcagcagagttttctctcctcaccatcatgtcctacgaccgctacgttgccatctgcaaacccctgcactacgggaccctcctgggcagcagagcttgtgtccacatggcagcagctgcctggggcactgggtttctctatgctgtgctgcacacggccaacacattttcaataccactctgccaaggcaatgtccTGGaccatttcttctgtgaaatcccccagatcctcaagctctcctgctcacactcctacctcagggagcTTGGGCTTgtcatggttagtgcctgtttaggttttggttgttttgttttcattgtggtatcctatgtgcagatcttcagggctgtgctgaggatcccctctgagcagggccgacacaaagccttttccacctccctccctcacctggctgtggtctccctctttatcagcactggcatggttgcctacctgaaacccccctctatctcctccccatccctcgacctggtggtgtcatttttgtactcagtggtgcctccagcagtgaaccccctcatctacagcatgaggaaccaggatatcaaggatgccctgaggaaattATATGAATGCACATTACTCCACCATGAATAA